Proteins co-encoded in one Candidatus Zixiibacteriota bacterium genomic window:
- a CDS encoding aminodeoxychorismate/anthranilate synthase component II, which yields MVLIIDNYDSFVYNLAQYVGERGYDPVVVRNDGITIDKIGSLRPSHIIVSPGPKTPREAGVSNRLIQTFAGRIPILGVCLGHQCIGDVFGGRIVGAGLPMHGKRSVVCHDGHGIFDGLPNPISVGRYHSLVIDPGSLPDCLAVTARTEDGVIMGVRHREFEVEGVQFHPESILTEHGHAIVSNFLAKTPTVHASDSIE from the coding sequence ATGGTGCTGATAATCGACAACTACGATTCGTTCGTTTACAATCTCGCCCAGTATGTCGGCGAGCGGGGGTACGATCCGGTCGTCGTTCGAAACGATGGCATCACAATCGACAAAATCGGGTCGCTGAGACCGTCGCACATTATCGTCTCTCCGGGACCGAAAACACCGCGTGAGGCGGGAGTCTCCAACAGACTGATTCAGACCTTCGCCGGCAGAATCCCGATTCTCGGAGTCTGTCTCGGGCACCAGTGTATCGGCGACGTGTTCGGAGGCCGGATTGTCGGCGCGGGGCTGCCCATGCACGGCAAACGTTCGGTCGTTTGCCACGACGGTCACGGCATATTCGACGGACTGCCAAACCCGATCTCGGTCGGGCGGTATCACTCGTTGGTTATCGATCCCGGGTCACTTCCTGACTGTCTTGCGGTTACCGCCCGAACCGAGGACGGGGTAATAATGGGCGTACGGCACCGGGAGTTTGAAGTGGAAGGCGTCCAGTTTCATCCGGAATCAATACTGACCGAGCACGGGCACGCTATTGTAAGCAACTTTCTGGCGAAGACGCCGACGGTACACGCCAGCGATTCCATCGAATAA
- the accB gene encoding acetyl-CoA carboxylase biotin carboxyl carrier protein, producing MNESYIRKLIRLVEESEIESLEVSSWGRKVRITQRLHAGSNGHGAAPVMMHQAPAPAPAAHAPAPAPSPAAPPAPAADTSADDKLVAIKSPMVGTFYAAPAPDADPYVSVNEKIAVGQVVCIVEAMKLMNEIESEVSGRVVRIMAENAKPVEFGQTLFLVDPNG from the coding sequence ATGAACGAAAGTTACATCAGAAAACTTATACGACTGGTCGAGGAATCCGAGATTGAGTCGCTGGAAGTTTCCAGCTGGGGCCGCAAGGTACGAATCACGCAGCGCCTGCATGCGGGTTCAAACGGCCACGGCGCGGCTCCGGTGATGATGCACCAGGCTCCCGCCCCGGCGCCCGCGGCTCATGCGCCCGCCCCGGCTCCGTCGCCCGCAGCGCCCCCGGCTCCCGCCGCCGACACGTCCGCCGACGACAAGCTGGTCGCGATCAAATCGCCGATGGTCGGGACATTCTATGCCGCACCGGCCCCCGATGCCGACCCGTATGTGTCGGTCAACGAGAAGATCGCGGTCGGGCAGGTGGTGTGTATTGTCGAGGCGATGAAACTGATGAACGAAATCGAATCCGAGGTTTCGGGGCGGGTTGTCAGAATCATGGCGGAAAACGCCAAGCCGGTCGAATTCGGCCAGACCTTGTTCCTGGTCGATCCCAACGGCTGA
- a CDS encoding PilT/PilU family type 4a pilus ATPase: MTLKQMLVEMLNRKASDLHVRVGIRPNLRVNGRLEQIATDPLTIDAMEQIVAQILNEKQRERFDRKNEMDLALSVAKLGRFRINLFRQRGTTGIAVRAVNTQVPSFNDLNLPPVVKDIASLYRGLVVVTGTTGSGKSTTLAAIIEEMNANRPLNIITVEDPIEYIYRDKKSVIAQREVGGDTESFASALRHAFRQDPDVILIGEVRDLETMSIALTAADTGHLVLTTLHTLNVVETITRIVSFFPPHQHQQIRLLLAGTLKTILCQRLIPRSDMPGRVPAIEAMVSTGAMRECLLDPAKTNEIPDLIADGHVQYGMQTFDQSIMKLYKQGMISFEEAMANATNPDDFDLRLKGITGAADRWGETGNKSKDEEHDDDSSRPDWGPAPMRDMPGFNKF, encoded by the coding sequence ATGACTCTCAAACAGATGCTGGTTGAGATGCTCAACCGGAAAGCTTCCGACTTACACGTACGGGTGGGCATCCGCCCCAACCTTCGCGTCAACGGCCGGCTCGAGCAGATTGCCACCGACCCGTTGACGATCGACGCGATGGAGCAGATAGTCGCGCAGATTCTCAACGAGAAACAGCGCGAACGATTCGACCGAAAAAACGAGATGGACCTTGCCCTCTCAGTCGCCAAGCTCGGGCGATTCCGTATCAATCTGTTCCGGCAGCGCGGCACCACCGGTATCGCGGTGCGCGCCGTCAATACGCAGGTGCCGAGCTTCAACGACCTCAATCTCCCGCCGGTCGTCAAGGATATCGCCAGTTTGTACCGCGGTCTTGTGGTTGTCACCGGAACCACCGGTTCAGGAAAATCGACGACCCTGGCGGCGATTATCGAAGAAATGAACGCCAACCGGCCGCTGAATATCATCACGGTCGAAGACCCGATCGAGTACATCTATCGTGATAAGAAGTCCGTTATCGCTCAGCGCGAGGTGGGCGGCGACACCGAGTCGTTTGCATCGGCCCTTCGCCATGCCTTCCGTCAGGACCCCGACGTTATCCTGATCGGTGAGGTTCGCGATCTCGAGACGATGTCGATCGCACTGACCGCCGCCGATACCGGTCATCTCGTGCTCACGACGCTGCACACCCTGAACGTGGTGGAGACGATTACCCGTATCGTGTCGTTTTTCCCGCCTCACCAGCACCAGCAGATTCGGCTGCTGCTCGCCGGTACGCTCAAGACCATTTTGTGCCAGCGCCTGATTCCGCGTTCCGACATGCCGGGCCGCGTGCCCGCGATCGAGGCGATGGTATCGACCGGCGCCATGCGCGAGTGTCTGCTCGATCCGGCCAAAACCAACGAGATTCCCGATTTGATCGCCGACGGTCATGTCCAGTACGGAATGCAGACGTTCGATCAGTCGATCATGAAGCTCTACAAGCAGGGGATGATATCGTTCGAGGAGGCGATGGCCAACGCCACCAACCCGGACGACTTCGATCTGCGTCTCAAGGGTATCACCGGCGCGGCCGACCGCTGGGGTGAAACCGGCAACAAGTCCAAAGACGAGGAACACGACGACGATTCCTCCCGCCCGGACTGGGGGCCCGCCCCGATGCGCGATATGCCCGGATTCAACAAGTTCTGA
- a CDS encoding dockerin type I domain-containing protein, which translates to MQQFRKFKAEHDVVARQIDEDNGGLVRNMSVDASLWERIWHQIADGPGEREEIREDDSLVSNFCGFEHIEIPSAKLDEDVTNLFIPRSEMFTAEFLVGRTAVCLSLIESNNLSENWTVEQVDSALTLSVAGFETLHKHARWSGVDVSWVYEIHRSVPTSMSAPLSAGTVPTPDYLLLRWDFAWMDDAMDYLGQGSGWSAQFRNANRVRREYTTDWGCNLYILRDEHGVGFEGNENPRGYSKSFSELSIGELARAPFAVVRFVPAGTRYLDAVVAHEVAHVFGAADEYSPSDGCKDGNSCDDLYGFLQHPNSNCVKCVDLPQNCMMVTSVPWGSFCTHTKKHLGWTDHDGDGQPQAIDNHGSLWATLHQVVPGDLVRIYTVSGGFVRGISVTANKMDTHPTGNTTLWDCLNYESQQVAPGAYYYVINDGEPRIFGTFAADPSWRPDGGLGPLVTYSFSTFACGDVTGDGVADPSDVMRFVNYLFYGDDPVEPLIAADVNCDGYTDLSDLVALVNYMMEGYPLMCCW; encoded by the coding sequence TTGCAGCAGTTCCGGAAGTTCAAGGCCGAGCACGACGTAGTCGCCCGACAGATAGATGAAGACAACGGCGGTTTGGTTCGAAACATGTCTGTCGACGCGTCGCTCTGGGAGAGAATCTGGCACCAGATTGCCGACGGACCAGGCGAACGTGAGGAGATCCGCGAAGATGACTCCCTGGTCAGCAATTTCTGTGGTTTCGAGCACATCGAGATTCCTTCCGCCAAGTTGGATGAAGACGTCACCAATCTATTCATCCCACGTTCAGAGATGTTCACCGCGGAGTTTCTCGTGGGACGCACTGCGGTCTGTTTGTCTCTAATTGAGAGCAACAATCTCTCCGAGAATTGGACGGTCGAGCAAGTGGATAGTGCGCTTACCCTATCGGTGGCCGGATTTGAGACGCTCCACAAGCATGCACGATGGTCCGGAGTGGATGTCTCTTGGGTTTATGAGATTCACAGATCAGTGCCAACATCAATGTCTGCGCCGCTTTCCGCGGGGACGGTCCCGACTCCGGACTACTTGCTTCTGCGTTGGGATTTTGCGTGGATGGATGATGCCATGGACTACTTGGGACAGGGCTCGGGATGGAGCGCTCAGTTTCGCAATGCGAATCGCGTTCGTCGAGAGTATACCACTGATTGGGGTTGTAATCTCTACATTCTTCGGGATGAGCATGGCGTAGGCTTCGAGGGAAACGAGAATCCGCGTGGATACAGCAAGTCTTTTTCTGAGCTAAGCATAGGTGAACTAGCGCGGGCGCCGTTTGCCGTTGTGCGTTTTGTTCCTGCCGGTACTCGATACTTGGACGCAGTTGTCGCTCATGAAGTAGCACATGTATTCGGAGCGGCGGATGAGTATTCGCCCAGCGACGGCTGCAAAGACGGGAATTCCTGCGACGACTTGTATGGGTTCCTGCAGCATCCGAACTCCAACTGCGTCAAATGCGTTGACCTCCCGCAAAACTGTATGATGGTGACCTCGGTCCCATGGGGCTCGTTCTGCACCCACACAAAGAAGCATCTGGGTTGGACAGATCATGACGGCGACGGACAGCCTCAGGCTATCGACAATCACGGTAGCCTGTGGGCAACGCTTCATCAGGTAGTGCCCGGTGATCTGGTGCGTATCTACACCGTTTCTGGAGGCTTCGTTCGCGGCATTTCCGTAACAGCCAACAAAATGGACACACACCCCACAGGAAACACTACATTGTGGGATTGCCTTAACTATGAGAGTCAGCAGGTCGCGCCTGGTGCTTACTACTATGTCATCAATGACGGCGAGCCGAGGATATTCGGGACATTCGCTGCCGATCCAAGTTGGCGCCCTGACGGCGGACTGGGGCCGCTTGTTACATACTCTTTCTCAACATTCGCATGTGGTGATGTGACAGGGGATGGTGTTGCCGACCCTTCGGATGTGATGCGATTTGTCAACTATCTCTTTTACGGTGATGATCCGGTCGAGCCGTTGATTGCTGCTGATGTCAACTGCGATGGATATACCGATCTATCAGATCTGGTAGCACTTGTCAATTACATGATGGAGGGATATCCTCTAATGTGTTGTTGGTAG
- the pabB gene encoding aminodeoxychorismate synthase component I — protein MSRLLAIPHIRELDFNLSARQAFSALRERQMPFWLDSAMPHREFGQWSYLGCDPFLTLTVRDGVTRVTGAMAFESSGENPFEIIRSLLNRYRQDPRQAMCPFAGGAVGYLGYDMGRYLERLPSLAVDDLGVPDCVFGFYDTIVAFDHQSETAWIVSTGFPETDSARRERRAKDRTGWMLSLLREAVRRVSTGQVSSAKGGPTPDGTFNATHGNCHDSLPNSFCQVLEGQRRSTPDGPQYPNANFTPEQYTAAVERIRRYIIAGDVFEVNLSQRFSVPVHQPAPELYYRLRDVNPAPFACYLGCGEFAVVSSSPERFLLRRGSLLESRPIKGTRRRGRTADEDAALARELLTSEKDRAENIMIVDLVRNDLGRVCEYGSVEVTGLTELERFSSVHHLTSTVRGRLRPTCDTIDAVTALFPGGSITGAPKIRAMEIIDELEPTRRGVYTGSIGWLGFNGDCDLNIAIRTMVVKDGVAHYQAGGAVVFDSDPEQEYIETLHKVRALTDVFRAPAAGVR, from the coding sequence ATGAGCAGGCTCCTTGCGATACCCCATATACGCGAACTCGACTTCAATCTCTCCGCCAGGCAGGCCTTCTCTGCGTTGCGTGAGAGACAGATGCCTTTCTGGCTCGACAGCGCCATGCCCCACCGGGAATTCGGGCAATGGTCGTATCTCGGGTGTGATCCTTTTTTGACCCTTACCGTAAGGGACGGCGTCACCCGTGTCACGGGGGCGATGGCGTTCGAATCATCGGGCGAGAACCCGTTTGAAATCATCCGCTCACTCTTGAATCGCTATCGTCAAGACCCCCGTCAGGCAATGTGCCCGTTCGCCGGCGGGGCGGTAGGTTACCTGGGTTACGACATGGGCAGATACCTCGAGCGGCTGCCCTCCCTGGCGGTCGACGACCTTGGCGTTCCCGATTGCGTGTTCGGATTCTACGACACGATTGTGGCGTTTGATCACCAGTCCGAGACGGCGTGGATCGTGTCGACGGGGTTTCCGGAGACCGACAGTGCGCGAAGAGAGCGGCGGGCCAAAGATCGCACAGGGTGGATGCTGTCTTTGCTCCGTGAGGCAGTGCGGCGAGTTTCCACCGGTCAGGTGTCGTCCGCCAAAGGCGGACCAACGCCTGACGGAACATTCAACGCCACGCACGGCAATTGTCACGATTCGCTGCCAAACTCGTTCTGTCAGGTGCTGGAGGGTCAAAGGCGCTCTACACCTGACGGTCCCCAATACCCAAACGCCAACTTCACGCCCGAGCAGTACACGGCCGCAGTCGAGCGGATTCGCCGGTACATTATCGCCGGCGACGTATTTGAGGTTAACCTGTCCCAGCGTTTCTCGGTGCCGGTACATCAGCCGGCCCCGGAACTGTATTATCGCCTTCGCGACGTCAACCCCGCTCCGTTCGCGTGCTATCTCGGCTGCGGGGAATTTGCAGTCGTCAGTTCATCACCCGAACGTTTCCTTTTGAGGCGCGGCAGTCTTCTGGAGTCGCGTCCGATCAAGGGTACGCGCCGACGCGGTCGCACTGCCGATGAAGACGCCGCCCTCGCGCGCGAATTGCTCACGAGTGAAAAGGACCGGGCGGAAAACATCATGATCGTCGATCTCGTCCGCAACGATCTCGGCCGCGTCTGCGAGTACGGCTCAGTCGAGGTGACCGGCCTTACCGAACTCGAGCGATTTTCGAGCGTGCATCACCTGACTTCGACCGTGCGCGGACGACTCCGTCCAACCTGCGACACGATCGACGCCGTCACGGCGCTGTTTCCCGGCGGGTCGATTACCGGCGCGCCGAAGATCCGTGCGATGGAGATCATCGACGAACTCGAGCCGACCCGTCGCGGCGTCTACACCGGCTCGATCGGTTGGCTCGGCTTCAACGGGGACTGCGACCTGAATATCGCGATCCGCACGATGGTCGTGAAAGACGGAGTCGCACACTACCAGGCGGGCGGGGCGGTCGTGTTCGACTCCGATCCGGAACAGGAATATATCGAGACGCTTCATAAGGTCAGGGCGCTGACCGACGTATTCCGAGCGCCGGCTGCCGGGGTGCGCTGA
- a CDS encoding PKD domain-containing protein: MRFPLFLRTMLALALMAACTALAANDLTGEFRSEGDIRRQLRASPTAQLLDSESVISPVADLCYRVTTYAGQNVAFPVAAYARSNPIAMASFDFDGDGQLDWVSNEMPLHVVHQYAVPGKYLARFTVYDVYGFTSSSLISVEVLAGKGVNDIESTILTTPSFDGLRERRLRGPSANKSDTSETYFLLVADDDPGREDFWWRVCEEYTSICDTFGYDADHMVVVAGDADLPFDEFFTARLEDTVIIDHRFGGPGLDSAFNYLLLNMDSTDILHVIFEGHGVGYWDSSCVVHQCCGNGLPYESGGGRIFSDEVDPDRFQLESEFKLVKIRDYAPIFQSHGLYDTVISWQNGTLFRGLWVATFDSMAFYNSEKVSDTDIYAEFIAQGLRGDTDGDLWLDEGENWDWDDDGNWPIDTLNNKYVFDEDDWDTLWSLRGDRNHGDSNYGFTIWFDSGFDSTLDVCIQCDDVESPAVHGTDFDRDGILDRYDANKDGDYLDSIGVDEKTRACTDDAIADFLDSLSYRRATFVMRPCFGGGFINDLSRENVVIATHTIEGGLGYNNLGNFDEKMTGCWDMDSVIDSSGSRVVAFADAFNATPGSYSRTRLDDNGDGVGHPPNLPSGGDGYLADSIWWGILPPSPPMPILAYPLSSDTLYSPFVTFVWQDTGDADSFNITWAQFLDTTDSYPMASAITDTTYTTPNGSPLSSYPWPQYYWRLCAYKGLARTPWTESAVFVVETDDTCCAGVRGNVNGDANEQVDLSDLLLLIDFVMGSGAPLPCYTEANVNGSVFQVLPDLSDLTYLSNYLFSGGPPPPSCPSKKLSTKDSQSESISAVDTDSP; this comes from the coding sequence ATGCGATTCCCATTGTTTCTAAGAACCATGCTGGCGCTTGCTCTGATGGCCGCCTGTACTGCACTAGCTGCCAATGATTTGACTGGCGAATTTAGAAGTGAGGGCGACATTCGGAGACAGCTGCGGGCGTCGCCGACGGCTCAGTTGCTTGACAGCGAGTCCGTGATTTCTCCAGTCGCAGACCTTTGCTATCGTGTCACCACCTACGCCGGGCAAAATGTTGCCTTTCCAGTGGCCGCATATGCCCGGTCCAATCCCATTGCGATGGCATCATTTGATTTCGACGGGGACGGACAGCTTGACTGGGTATCGAACGAGATGCCGCTGCATGTCGTACACCAGTACGCAGTACCGGGGAAGTACCTTGCCCGATTCACGGTGTACGATGTCTACGGCTTCACCAGTTCGTCTTTGATCTCTGTCGAAGTCCTTGCCGGCAAAGGTGTGAATGACATAGAGTCAACAATTCTCACGACCCCGTCGTTTGACGGTCTGCGAGAACGCCGACTCAGAGGCCCCTCTGCGAACAAGTCCGACACTTCCGAGACCTACTTCCTTCTTGTGGCCGATGACGATCCGGGACGTGAGGACTTCTGGTGGAGGGTGTGCGAGGAATACACATCTATCTGCGACACCTTTGGATACGACGCTGACCACATGGTGGTTGTTGCTGGAGATGCCGATCTCCCGTTTGACGAGTTCTTCACCGCCCGTCTCGAAGACACGGTTATAATAGACCACAGATTCGGTGGTCCGGGCCTCGACTCCGCATTCAACTACCTCCTGCTTAATATGGACAGCACTGACATACTCCACGTGATTTTCGAAGGTCACGGTGTGGGTTACTGGGATTCCAGTTGCGTTGTGCATCAGTGTTGCGGCAACGGCCTTCCGTATGAGTCGGGAGGAGGACGTATCTTTTCGGACGAGGTCGATCCGGATCGCTTCCAACTGGAGAGCGAATTCAAATTGGTCAAGATCCGAGACTATGCTCCCATCTTCCAAAGCCATGGGCTGTACGACACGGTGATATCCTGGCAAAACGGTACTCTTTTTCGCGGCCTGTGGGTTGCGACCTTTGATTCAATGGCATTCTACAATTCCGAGAAAGTCTCAGATACAGACATTTATGCTGAGTTCATCGCCCAGGGCCTGAGAGGCGATACGGACGGAGACCTTTGGCTGGACGAAGGCGAGAATTGGGACTGGGATGACGACGGAAACTGGCCGATCGACACCTTGAACAACAAATACGTCTTCGACGAGGATGACTGGGACACGTTGTGGTCCCTGCGGGGTGATCGGAATCACGGCGATTCCAACTACGGGTTCACTATCTGGTTTGACTCCGGGTTTGACTCCACACTCGATGTCTGCATCCAATGCGACGATGTGGAGAGTCCCGCGGTGCACGGCACAGACTTCGACCGCGACGGCATATTGGACAGATACGACGCCAACAAAGACGGTGACTACCTTGATTCCATCGGAGTCGATGAAAAGACTAGAGCGTGCACCGACGATGCCATCGCAGATTTTCTTGATTCCTTGTCCTACCGGCGAGCGACTTTCGTGATGCGCCCCTGCTTCGGCGGTGGGTTCATAAACGATCTATCTAGAGAGAACGTTGTCATAGCTACCCACACGATTGAAGGAGGGCTGGGCTACAACAACCTTGGCAACTTCGATGAGAAGATGACCGGTTGCTGGGACATGGACAGCGTGATCGACTCATCCGGCTCGCGCGTCGTCGCGTTTGCAGATGCCTTTAACGCAACTCCGGGGAGTTACTCAAGGACCAGATTGGACGACAACGGAGATGGAGTAGGCCATCCACCGAACTTGCCTTCGGGAGGAGACGGCTATCTCGCCGACAGCATTTGGTGGGGAATCCTTCCGCCCAGTCCACCGATGCCTATTCTGGCCTATCCTCTGTCGTCCGACACCCTGTATTCACCTTTTGTTACGTTTGTGTGGCAGGATACGGGCGACGCGGATTCCTTCAACATCACGTGGGCACAGTTCCTTGATACCACCGACAGTTATCCTATGGCCAGCGCCATTACAGACACAACTTACACAACTCCAAACGGCTCCCCGTTGTCAAGCTACCCCTGGCCGCAGTACTACTGGCGATTGTGTGCGTACAAGGGACTTGCCCGAACACCCTGGACCGAGAGCGCAGTGTTCGTGGTGGAGACCGATGACACGTGTTGTGCGGGGGTACGTGGAAATGTCAACGGCGATGCCAACGAGCAAGTAGACCTCAGTGATCTGCTGCTATTGATTGACTTCGTCATGGGCAGTGGCGCGCCACTCCCCTGCTACACCGAGGCAAATGTCAATGGCAGTGTTTTTCAAGTGCTACCGGATCTCTCTGATCTCACTTACCTTTCGAACTACTTGTTCAGCGGTGGACCGCCTCCGCCCAGTTGCCCTTCCAAGAAGCTCTCAACGAAGGACTCTCAATCAGAAAGTATCTCAGCTGTCGACACCGATTCACCCTAG
- a CDS encoding carboxypeptidase-like regulatory domain-containing protein codes for MFSKWKLSCLLLIGIVVALDCGCQEQNRDYSTTVRGTVTDSISGLPLTGAEIYLNDTTPDEPWYVTDSTGAYSVWSWGVAEWTVYCLVEGYQTKSRYVRSEHNVEGVDFEMAPE; via the coding sequence ATGTTTTCGAAGTGGAAGTTGAGCTGTCTGTTGCTAATCGGCATTGTCGTTGCTCTTGATTGCGGTTGTCAGGAACAGAATCGTGACTACTCAACTACGGTGAGAGGAACCGTTACAGACTCGATCTCCGGTCTTCCTCTAACCGGTGCTGAAATATACCTGAACGACACGACTCCCGACGAACCGTGGTATGTCACCGATTCCACCGGAGCCTACAGCGTATGGAGCTGGGGTGTCGCAGAGTGGACGGTTTACTGCCTTGTCGAGGGCTATCAGACCAAGAGCCGTTATGTACGGAGTGAGCACAATGTCGAAGGGGTTGATTTCGAGATGGCGCCGGAGTGA
- a CDS encoding carboxypeptidase regulatory-like domain-containing protein, which translates to MFKLKTVLLTVATCLALQGGYGCNETDSDWLTTVRGTVTDSVTGLPLANAEIYLDDTTTIEPWYITDSTGRYGVADFGDARWTVYCLVEGYQTKSRYVRSEHNVEGVDFEMAPE; encoded by the coding sequence GTGTTTAAGTTGAAGACAGTCTTGCTTACTGTTGCGACCTGCCTGGCATTGCAGGGAGGGTATGGCTGTAACGAGACCGATTCCGACTGGCTAACAACCGTGCGGGGCACGGTTACTGACTCTGTGACCGGCCTGCCCCTTGCGAACGCAGAAATCTATCTTGACGACACCACCACCATTGAGCCGTGGTACATAACCGACTCGACCGGTCGCTATGGCGTTGCCGATTTCGGCGACGCACGCTGGACGGTTTACTGCCTTGTCGAGGGCTATCAGACCAAGAGCCGTTATGTACGGAGCGAGCACAATGTCGAAGGGGTTGATTTCGAGATGGCGCCGGAGTGA
- a CDS encoding tetratricopeptide repeat protein: MAGQDTDKQPDSERAITITPTKEDRVRVADLSGETVTAPDTARHADSSAVSAGSLTDRLASLGYWPARARKLVAQGKYALAVELCREQLSENPDLLSGRVTYATALHLAGQTEMAAEQFFSVLSRDPDNLVALKHLGDIKFALGDEVTAMTYYRRVQTLDPLGRGLSCPIRTARVEQTRTITLRRPTESAPPPGPLRSIPFYTETLADLYFAQGYPRLAAEIYRVLNERNHTSRLAEKLEQAEQSIRQKER, translated from the coding sequence ATGGCCGGACAAGACACAGACAAACAACCCGATTCAGAGCGGGCCATCACGATAACACCGACAAAGGAAGACCGCGTGCGCGTGGCGGACCTGTCGGGCGAAACGGTCACGGCACCGGATACAGCCCGTCACGCCGACTCGTCGGCAGTATCAGCGGGTTCGCTGACCGACCGGCTCGCATCGCTGGGATACTGGCCGGCGCGGGCGCGGAAGCTGGTCGCACAGGGCAAGTACGCCCTGGCCGTGGAGTTGTGTCGGGAGCAGCTGTCCGAGAATCCCGATCTGCTGTCGGGGCGGGTCACCTATGCCACCGCGCTGCATCTTGCCGGACAGACCGAAATGGCGGCCGAGCAGTTTTTCTCGGTGCTGTCACGCGATCCGGACAATCTGGTTGCATTAAAGCATCTCGGCGATATCAAGTTCGCGCTCGGAGACGAGGTCACAGCGATGACATACTACCGCCGGGTGCAGACGCTGGATCCGCTCGGCCGCGGGCTCAGCTGTCCGATCCGAACGGCGCGTGTCGAACAGACCCGAACGATCACTCTCCGCCGGCCGACCGAAAGCGCGCCGCCGCCCGGACCTCTTCGCTCGATCCCGTTTTACACCGAGACGCTGGCCGACCTGTACTTCGCCCAGGGGTACCCGCGACTTGCGGCCGAGATTTACCGGGTCCTCAACGAACGAAATCACACCTCCCGCCTCGCCGAGAAACTCGAGCAGGCGGAACAATCGATACGACAGAAGGAGCGTTGA
- a CDS encoding aminopeptidase P family protein has protein sequence MSTTRIAALRSRLKQENLDGMIINHGDHVRYLTGYTGSNGLLVVNGREALFFTDFRYADQAKKQVTGAKVFVADKGDLIANLANFPALNKKNVRYGFAPDYLTVAARGRLVHILNKSIVASAPDVLADLGWVKEKSEIASISRAAAIADEALARVLGLIKPGIRESELAAELEYQMIMLGSQKPAFETIVASGFRSAMPHGVASQKKLRKGDFVTFDFGATVDGYVSDMTRTIVVGKASAKQKKIYDIVLRSQLAGIRKVKAGVMARDVDEACRSIIRKAGYAKNFGHGTGHGIGFYIHTGPRVAAPSEDKLQVNNVITIEPGIYISGWGGVRIEDDVVVTRTGCRVLNTAEKKLLEL, from the coding sequence ATGTCGACCACCCGCATCGCGGCACTTCGCAGCCGCCTCAAACAGGAAAATCTCGACGGCATGATTATCAATCACGGCGACCATGTCCGCTACCTCACCGGGTACACCGGCTCCAACGGCTTGCTGGTTGTGAATGGAAGGGAAGCGCTCTTTTTCACGGATTTTCGGTATGCCGACCAGGCTAAAAAACAGGTTACGGGAGCGAAAGTATTCGTGGCCGACAAGGGCGATCTTATTGCGAACCTTGCCAATTTCCCCGCCCTCAACAAAAAGAACGTCCGCTACGGTTTCGCCCCGGACTATTTGACGGTTGCGGCCCGCGGCCGGCTCGTGCACATACTCAACAAGTCCATCGTCGCATCGGCGCCCGATGTGCTCGCTGATCTTGGCTGGGTGAAAGAGAAGTCTGAGATCGCCTCGATTTCCCGGGCGGCGGCGATCGCCGACGAAGCGCTGGCGCGGGTGCTGGGACTGATCAAACCGGGAATCCGCGAGAGCGAACTCGCCGCCGAACTGGAGTACCAGATGATCATGCTGGGTTCGCAGAAGCCGGCGTTTGAGACGATTGTCGCGTCCGGTTTTCGCTCCGCCATGCCGCACGGGGTGGCATCGCAAAAAAAGCTCAGAAAGGGTGATTTTGTGACCTTTGACTTTGGCGCGACCGTCGACGGCTACGTGTCGGATATGACCCGGACGATCGTGGTCGGCAAAGCCAGTGCAAAGCAGAAGAAGATCTACGATATCGTGCTCCGGTCGCAGCTGGCGGGTATCAGGAAAGTCAAAGCGGGGGTGATGGCGCGCGATGTTGACGAGGCCTGTCGCAGTATTATCCGCAAAGCCGGGTATGCGAAGAATTTCGGTCACGGGACCGGCCACGGGATTGGATTCTACATTCACACGGGCCCGCGCGTGGCTGCGCCGTCCGAAGATAAGTTGCAGGTTAACAACGTGATAACCATCGAGCCCGGGATCTACATTTCCGGCTGGGGAGGCGTGCGAATCGAAGACGACGTGGTTGTGACAAGGACCGGCTGCCGGGTGCTCAATACGGCCGAAAAAAAACTATTGGAACTCTAA